In the Candidatus Neomarinimicrobiota bacterium genome, CGGAGATGATCCACTTGAAAGCGAGGAGATACAACCTTCCATACAGATTCTATATCCTGTGGACGGATTTAAGGTTTCGGGAGAAGCGAATGTTTCTGTTGATATATCAAACGAATTCAAAGTTGACAGCACCCTGTTTGATATAGTCGGCGTAATCCGGTCAACGTTTGAGGGGAAAAAGGAAGCCGTCGTTTTTGATTTCAGGGACAGTTCGTTGTTTGAAGACGAGGGAGTCTATTCGATCATAGTGAGATGGTGGGGGAAAGAGGGTATATTTTCAGACACGTCGTCATTTTCGGTTGACATGCTCAGCATATCAAGGATTACAAGCAAAGGAGGCAGCGTTGAGATATTCAACACAGTGCCGGTTTACACCTCCGACTCGGTCCGTATAGTCATTCAAAGTCTGCGGACGGGAAATATGGAGATTTTTTCATTACTGAACCCGTTTCTTGACGACAGCCCTGATGACGGATTAGAACCTCCGGGACCTATAACTGAGGAGGCTGTTAACCTTACTCAAAACCCCTCCTCGGATATCATGCCGTTTTTCTGGTCGAATGGCAACAGGGTCATTTATTCTTCAAACGCAACCGGAAGATACCAACTTCGACTTACAGATGTTGATTCTATGAATTTCACACAGCTTACAGATGATTCGGTTGA is a window encoding:
- a CDS encoding PD40 domain-containing protein is translated as MLSAFLLYPGCSGDDPLESEEIQPSIQILYPVDGFKVSGEANVSVDISNEFKVDSTLFDIVGVIRSTFEGKKEAVVFDFRDSSLFEDEGVYSIIVRWWGKEGIFSDTSSFSVDMLSISRITSKGGSVEIFNTVPVYTSDSVRIVIQSLRTGNMEIFSLLNPFLDDSPDDGLEPPGPITEEAVNLTQNPSSDIMPFFWSNGNRVIYSSNATGRYQLRLTDVDSMNFTQLTDDSVDLFFPSGSPDGRFIAYERDNEGESDIWLLDLTDTLSSPLVQRIGSDGNPSFSPAGDEIVFHSNFGGTFDIWKVPVGGGDPELLIGWNSNETNPVYSPNGDYLAFTSDRVGNDDIWLYRFSDGSAVQMTSHSSDEDFVSFHNSEDEILFSSFRDGNRDIFRLKGINRFY